In Clostridium swellfunianum, a genomic segment contains:
- a CDS encoding chromate transporter yields MVLLDIFITFFKIGLFSFGGGYAMLPLIQQEVTIAHAWITTTEFIDIVAISQITPGPIAINSATYIGFKVAGIIGSTVATLGVIMPSVIIMIIISRFFIKFKNNKYVEYAFLGLRPTTVGLVAAAAILVAYGSFIDYKSIIIFALAFFASYKYKIDPILLTILSGIAGYILY; encoded by the coding sequence ATGGTACTTTTAGATATTTTTATTACCTTCTTTAAAATAGGCTTGTTCAGTTTTGGCGGCGGCTATGCAATGCTTCCTCTAATACAGCAGGAGGTTACCATAGCACATGCTTGGATAACAACTACTGAATTTATAGATATTGTTGCAATATCTCAGATTACACCGGGACCAATTGCTATAAACTCAGCCACCTACATAGGCTTTAAAGTAGCAGGCATAATTGGTTCTACCGTTGCAACTCTTGGTGTAATTATGCCTTCTGTTATTATAATGATTATTATCTCCAGATTCTTCATCAAATTTAAAAACAACAAATACGTTGAATATGCCTTTCTAGGCTTAAGACCAACTACAGTCGGTCTAGTAGCAGCTGCTGCAATACTTGTAGCCTACGGTTCCTTTATAGACTACAAAAGCATCATAATATTTGCACTAGCCTTCTTCGCCTCCTACAAATACAAAATTGACCCAATCCTTTTAACTATCCTCTCAGGAATTGCAGGTTACATACTTTACTAG
- a CDS encoding DRTGG domain-containing protein: MSKHEDIIKHILSLEVGAKISVRSIANDLGVSDGTAYRAIKDCDTMGIVTTIPRVGTVRVEKVEKKSIEALTYGEVVNIVDGTLVGGRDGVHKSLNKFIIGAMTLDMIPKYLSPNCLLIAGNREEVHRLALMNDCAVLITGGFGTSEEIKKLANEKGLPIISTTYDTFTTATMINKAMSENLIKKDIILVEDIMITEPVYLSDSDRIAHWKGLVAETKHERYPVVDKEMRVVGIITLKDMPINDIDDDDFISSYMTKNIITVTPKTTAAYTAHIMGWEGIELCPVVDGRKLIGVVSRHDVIKALQYISRQPQVGETIEDLLLKNFEFDERGEGMHFSGKIIPEMLDPIGTASWSALNMLLSTMGIMTLRQRNNINITVDSISTYFMRPVQVDSHIEIITEVIDMGRNFCKIEVSMTDNKGELIAKALMSAKVMKK; this comes from the coding sequence ATGTCAAAGCACGAGGATATCATTAAGCATATACTTTCACTAGAGGTCGGTGCAAAGATTTCTGTTAGAAGTATTGCTAATGATTTGGGGGTTAGCGATGGTACTGCCTACAGAGCCATCAAAGATTGTGATACTATGGGCATAGTTACTACTATACCTAGAGTTGGAACCGTTAGAGTAGAAAAGGTAGAAAAAAAGAGCATAGAAGCTCTTACCTATGGTGAAGTTGTAAATATAGTAGATGGTACTTTAGTTGGTGGAAGAGATGGAGTTCATAAATCATTAAATAAGTTCATTATAGGTGCTATGACCTTGGATATGATACCAAAATATTTAAGTCCTAATTGTCTGCTTATAGCAGGAAACAGAGAAGAGGTACATAGGCTGGCGCTAATGAATGATTGTGCTGTGCTTATAACAGGGGGCTTTGGCACCAGTGAAGAAATTAAGAAGCTTGCAAATGAAAAAGGCTTGCCTATAATATCTACGACCTATGATACCTTTACTACTGCAACAATGATAAACAAGGCTATGTCAGAAAATCTTATTAAGAAGGATATAATCTTAGTTGAAGATATTATGATAACAGAACCTGTGTACCTTTCAGATAGTGACAGGATTGCACATTGGAAGGGTCTGGTGGCTGAAACAAAGCATGAAAGATACCCTGTTGTTGATAAGGAAATGAGGGTAGTAGGAATTATAACCTTAAAGGACATGCCTATTAATGATATAGATGATGATGATTTCATAAGCAGCTATATGACTAAAAACATTATAACTGTAACTCCAAAAACCACAGCTGCTTATACAGCACATATAATGGGTTGGGAAGGCATTGAGCTTTGTCCTGTTGTAGATGGAAGGAAGCTTATTGGAGTTGTGAGCAGACATGATGTAATAAAAGCGCTTCAATATATATCAAGACAGCCTCAAGTTGGAGAGACCATAGAAGACTTGTTGCTGAAAAATTTTGAGTTTGATGAAAGAGGAGAAGGAATGCATTTTTCAGGTAAAATAATTCCTGAAATGCTTGACCCGATTGGAACAGCGTCCTGGAGTGCATTAAATATGCTTTTATCAACTATGGGGATTATGACCCTAAGACAGAGAAACAATATAAATATAACTGTAGACAGCATATCTACCTACTTTATGAGGCCTGTACAGGTGGATAGCCATATTGAGATTATTACTGAAGTAATAGATATGGGACGAAATTTTTGCAAAATAGAAGTAAGCATGACAGACAATAAAGGTGAACTCATAGCAAAAGCTTTAATGTCGGCAAAGGTTATGAAAAAATAA
- the whiA gene encoding DNA-binding protein WhiA, which yields MSFSAKVKGEVCRIGELTREEAKSELAAVMKVSGTLSLGGNKQLSFRVTTENPSIARRMFKLLKQYFNIHTKLLVKKGNSFKKNNIYMVVISEDMGVRSLLKEMGVLSSSEGIISLDYGIPMELLKNDECKKAYIRGSFLGGGSISNPEKTYHLEFVTHHEEYAEQLSKIINSYSISSKVIQRKGSYIVYIKEGEQIVDLLNIIGAHSSLLELENVRIMKEMRNNVNRLVNCETANLSKTVNAAIRQVESIKLIQNEIGLQRLPKNLREIAELRLMYPDESLKELGDLLSPPVGKSGVNHRLRRIEKIADELRKEGL from the coding sequence ATGTCATTTTCAGCAAAGGTAAAAGGTGAGGTTTGCAGAATAGGAGAGCTCACAAGAGAGGAAGCAAAGTCAGAATTAGCTGCGGTTATGAAGGTCAGTGGAACCTTATCCTTAGGTGGAAACAAGCAGCTTAGCTTTAGAGTTACAACTGAAAATCCATCTATAGCAAGAAGGATGTTCAAGCTTTTAAAGCAATATTTTAATATCCATACAAAGCTTCTTGTAAAAAAGGGCAACTCCTTTAAAAAGAATAATATATACATGGTTGTTATATCTGAGGATATGGGAGTTAGAAGTCTTTTGAAGGAAATGGGAGTTCTAAGCAGCAGTGAGGGAATTATATCCTTGGATTATGGAATTCCTATGGAGCTTCTAAAAAATGATGAATGCAAAAAGGCTTATATAAGAGGTTCTTTTCTTGGAGGCGGCAGCATAAGCAACCCGGAAAAAACCTATCATCTTGAGTTTGTAACTCATCACGAGGAATATGCTGAGCAGCTAAGCAAGATTATAAACAGCTACAGCATTTCTTCAAAGGTAATACAAAGAAAAGGAAGCTATATTGTTTATATAAAAGAAGGCGAGCAGATTGTAGATCTTTTGAATATAATAGGTGCTCACTCCTCACTCTTAGAGCTTGAGAACGTTAGAATAATGAAAGAGATGAGGAATAATGTAAACAGACTTGTAAACTGTGAAACTGCAAACTTAAGCAAGACTGTCAATGCTGCAATAAGACAGGTTGAAAGCATAAAACTTATACAAAATGAGATAGGCCTTCAGAGGCTTCCTAAAAACTTGAGAGAAATTGCAGAGCTCAGGCTTATGTATCCAGATGAATCTTTAAAGGAGCTTGGAGATTTACTAAGTCCTCCTGTTGGAAAGTCTGGAGTTAACCACAGACTAAGGCGAATTGAAAAGATAGCTGATGAGCTAAGGAAAGAGGGGCTATAG
- a CDS encoding gluconeogenesis factor YvcK family protein, protein MKSMDWLKPGIRVKRWILLGALGVLMIAFGLVEWVQHKLYSIYYISFYVFLIAAGTFVLYLAVNQGMRSFIFLINKGYINVSLDSRKLENLIYEKRLLVKGPKIVVIGGGTGLSTMLRGLKHYTSNITAVVTVADDGGGSGDLRQDLGILPPGDIRNCILALADTEPLMEQLLQYRFKSGRLENQSFGNLFLAAMDGISSNFEEAVQKMSSVLAVTGKVLPVTLDNVILKAKLKNGVIVEGESKIPDSVYENKSPIDRVFLEPGNARPLREAVQAIKEADAIILGPGSLYTSVIPNLLVEDIAKAVQKTKAVKIYVANVMTQPGETDDFGVEDHIKAIIKHGGAEIIDYVVVNVGRISKQLEERYLEEHSKLVTIDEKEVEAMNVKIIEGDFVSTKNGLVRHDPEKLAAILIETIMDKKLLFDRKKIIEYFYLSERLKESRGK, encoded by the coding sequence ATGAAGTCAATGGATTGGCTAAAGCCAGGCATTAGGGTAAAGAGGTGGATTTTGCTTGGCGCCTTAGGTGTTCTAATGATAGCCTTTGGACTTGTGGAGTGGGTTCAGCATAAGTTGTACAGCATATACTATATATCCTTTTATGTATTCTTAATAGCAGCAGGCACTTTTGTGCTTTATCTTGCTGTGAATCAAGGAATGCGTTCCTTTATATTTCTTATAAACAAGGGTTATATAAATGTATCTCTAGACTCTAGAAAGCTTGAAAACCTAATATACGAAAAAAGGCTTTTAGTAAAGGGACCTAAAATAGTTGTTATCGGAGGTGGAACAGGACTTTCCACCATGCTTAGAGGTTTAAAGCACTATACCTCAAATATAACAGCTGTTGTTACTGTTGCTGATGATGGAGGGGGTTCTGGGGACTTAAGACAGGATCTTGGAATTCTTCCTCCTGGAGATATAAGAAACTGCATACTTGCACTTGCAGATACAGAGCCTTTAATGGAACAGCTGCTGCAATACAGGTTTAAAAGTGGAAGGCTTGAAAATCAAAGCTTTGGAAATCTTTTTTTAGCCGCAATGGATGGAATATCAAGTAACTTTGAAGAAGCAGTGCAAAAGATGAGTTCAGTACTTGCTGTAACAGGAAAGGTTCTGCCTGTTACCTTAGACAATGTAATTTTAAAAGCAAAGCTTAAGAATGGTGTTATTGTTGAAGGGGAATCGAAAATTCCTGATAGTGTATATGAAAATAAGAGCCCTATAGATAGAGTTTTTCTTGAACCTGGCAATGCCAGACCACTACGTGAAGCTGTGCAGGCTATAAAAGAAGCAGATGCCATAATACTTGGACCAGGAAGCCTTTATACCAGTGTAATACCTAATCTTTTAGTTGAAGATATAGCTAAGGCAGTCCAAAAAACTAAAGCAGTAAAAATATATGTAGCTAATGTAATGACACAACCTGGTGAAACAGATGACTTTGGAGTTGAAGATCATATAAAGGCGATAATTAAGCACGGTGGTGCTGAAATAATAGATTATGTAGTAGTTAATGTAGGAAGAATAAGCAAGCAGCTTGAAGAACGGTATTTAGAGGAACATTCAAAGCTGGTTACTATTGATGAAAAAGAAGTTGAAGCTATGAATGTAAAGATTATAGAGGGAGATTTTGTCAGCACTAAAAATGGTCTTGTAAGGCATGATCCTGAAAAGCTTGCAGCAATACTTATTGAGACCATTATGGATAAGAAGCTCCTATTTGATAGAAAGAAGATTATAGAATACTTCTATTTATCTGAAAGACTGAAGGAAAGCAGAGGAAAATAA
- the rapZ gene encoding RNase adapter RapZ, producing the protein MRFVIITGLSGAGKSQAIRCLEDLGYFCVDNLPATLIPKFADACSQTDGKIDKIALVIDIRGGKFFDDLFESLKYFNDQGFKYEILFLDANDETLIKRFKESRRKHPLAPDGRILNGITMERNRLKEVKDRANNIIDTTKLSTRELRDKLTAIYSEEGQIENELMVTVLSFGFKYGIPVDSDLVFDVRFLPNPFYIPELKPFSGNDKPVKDYVFSFEETNIFTDKLLDMVTFLFPHYLKEGKRQLIISIGCTGGRHRSVSIANETYQRLQNCGYKVNIDHRDIHEDINKGGVKL; encoded by the coding sequence ATGAGATTTGTTATAATAACCGGTTTATCAGGTGCGGGAAAAAGTCAGGCAATACGCTGCCTAGAGGATTTGGGATACTTTTGTGTAGATAATCTGCCTGCAACTTTAATTCCAAAGTTTGCAGATGCATGTTCACAAACAGATGGTAAAATAGATAAGATTGCTTTAGTTATAGATATTCGAGGTGGAAAATTCTTCGACGATTTGTTTGAGAGTTTAAAATATTTTAATGATCAAGGCTTTAAGTATGAAATACTATTCCTTGATGCCAACGATGAAACTCTTATAAAGAGATTTAAGGAGTCCAGAAGAAAACATCCATTAGCTCCAGATGGAAGAATATTAAATGGAATAACTATGGAAAGAAACAGACTTAAGGAAGTTAAGGACAGGGCTAACAATATTATAGATACAACAAAGCTTTCAACGAGAGAGCTTAGGGATAAGCTTACAGCAATTTATTCAGAGGAAGGACAAATTGAAAATGAGCTTATGGTAACAGTGCTTTCCTTTGGCTTTAAATATGGAATCCCTGTAGACTCAGATTTGGTATTTGACGTAAGATTTTTACCAAACCCTTTTTATATTCCAGAGCTTAAGCCTTTTTCAGGAAATGATAAGCCTGTAAAGGATTATGTATTCAGCTTTGAGGAGACTAATATTTTTACAGATAAGCTTTTAGATATGGTTACCTTTTTATTTCCTCATTATCTAAAAGAAGGCAAGAGACAGCTTATAATATCAATTGGCTGTACAGGTGGAAGACATCGCTCTGTGTCTATAGCAAATGAAACCTATCAAAGACTTCAAAATTGCGGCTATAAGGTTAATATAGACCATAGAGATATCCATGAAGATATAAATAAGGGTGGGGTTAAGCTATGA
- the hisC gene encoding histidinol-phosphate transaminase: protein MGYCIREEVLGLERYVAGKPISEVKRELGLTEVIKLASNENPLGCSPKVKQALKEAIEEACLYPDASNYELKETIAKKLAVKSSQVFCGTGSDLLIRAICSTFISPGDESIMAEVTFSRYDAGTKLMGGKSVFVPMKNHGLDVDKMVDSITAKTKIIWFCNPNNPTGTIFRKEDLERIISRIPENVIFIMDEAYIEYVTDDQYPDSISLLDKYPNLIILRTFSKAYGLASLRCGYGIANEEFTNYLNTVIGPFDVNLFAQKAAVAALKDNEYLQLVYETNRQEKEKLYIEFKRLGLDYIETNANFIMAASKLDDKLVFNELLKRGIIIRPGYLLGMPGWMRITIGTEEQNKALIKALTEILNEQALEVAN from the coding sequence ATGGGGTATTGTATCAGGGAAGAGGTCTTGGGATTGGAGAGGTATGTTGCTGGCAAGCCTATTAGCGAGGTCAAAAGAGAACTAGGCCTTACAGAGGTTATAAAGCTGGCATCCAATGAAAACCCATTGGGTTGTTCTCCAAAGGTAAAGCAAGCTTTAAAAGAAGCTATTGAAGAAGCATGCTTGTACCCTGATGCATCAAATTATGAACTTAAAGAAACAATAGCAAAAAAACTGGCAGTAAAATCAAGTCAAGTATTTTGCGGTACAGGCTCAGACCTCTTAATCAGAGCAATCTGCAGCACTTTTATTAGTCCAGGGGATGAAAGCATTATGGCAGAGGTAACTTTTTCCCGCTATGATGCTGGTACAAAACTAATGGGGGGAAAATCAGTTTTTGTACCAATGAAAAATCACGGTCTGGACGTAGATAAAATGGTAGACAGCATAACTGCTAAGACAAAAATAATATGGTTTTGCAATCCAAATAATCCTACAGGCACAATATTTAGAAAAGAGGATTTGGAGCGCATAATAAGCAGGATTCCTGAAAACGTTATCTTTATAATGGATGAAGCTTATATCGAATACGTAACTGATGATCAATATCCAGATTCAATTTCACTTTTAGACAAATATCCAAATCTTATAATCCTTCGAACCTTCTCAAAGGCTTATGGCCTAGCAAGCTTAAGATGCGGCTACGGAATAGCAAATGAAGAATTCACAAATTATCTTAACACCGTCATAGGCCCCTTCGACGTAAATCTCTTTGCACAAAAGGCTGCTGTTGCAGCATTAAAGGATAATGAATACCTACAGCTTGTATACGAAACTAACAGGCAGGAAAAAGAAAAATTGTATATTGAGTTTAAAAGACTTGGCCTAGATTATATTGAAACAAATGCTAATTTTATCATGGCAGCTTCAAAATTAGATGATAAGTTAGTATTCAATGAACTCTTAAAAAGAGGGATTATTATAAGACCAGGATACCTGCTGGGAATGCCAGGTTGGATGAGAATCACCATTGGAACTGAAGAGCAAAACAAGGCATTAATCAAAGCTTTGACAGAAATACTAAATGAGCAGGCTCTTGAGGTAGCAAACTAA
- the murB gene encoding UDP-N-acetylmuramate dehydrogenase, with translation MNQYKEFSTKLYNILDINNIAIDEPMKNHTSFKVGGPADVLVTPQNYNQVVSVIKLCNENNIPYYIVGKGSNLLVRDGGLRGIVVKLTKLDNITVEGEKIVVQCGADLCKVSDAALENKLTGFEFACGIPGTVGGAVTMNAGAYNGEISQVIESSLVVDKSGNLLTLNKEELELGYRMSAIQKYEYTVLETTFKLVYGEYEKIKQRIDDLTKKREDKQPLEYPSAGSTFKRPEGYFTGKLIEESALKGFSLGGAQVSEKHGGFIINKDNATASDILNLIAHVQHTIKERYNIDLDTEVRIIGED, from the coding sequence ATGAATCAATACAAAGAATTCAGCACTAAGCTTTATAATATTTTAGATATAAACAATATAGCAATAGATGAGCCAATGAAAAATCATACTTCCTTCAAGGTAGGCGGACCAGCAGATGTTTTGGTCACTCCTCAAAATTATAATCAGGTAGTAAGTGTTATAAAGCTGTGTAATGAGAACAATATACCATATTACATAGTGGGCAAGGGTTCAAATTTATTAGTTAGAGATGGCGGGCTTAGGGGAATAGTAGTTAAGCTTACTAAGCTTGATAATATAACAGTAGAAGGCGAAAAAATAGTAGTTCAGTGCGGTGCTGATTTGTGCAAGGTGTCTGATGCAGCACTTGAGAACAAGCTTACAGGTTTTGAATTTGCCTGTGGAATACCAGGAACCGTAGGTGGTGCAGTAACCATGAATGCAGGTGCTTATAACGGAGAAATAAGCCAAGTTATTGAAAGCTCATTGGTTGTTGATAAAAGTGGAAATTTATTAACTTTAAATAAAGAGGAGTTGGAGCTCGGTTACAGAATGAGCGCAATTCAAAAGTATGAATACACAGTGCTGGAAACAACTTTTAAGCTAGTTTATGGTGAATATGAGAAAATAAAACAAAGAATAGATGATTTAACTAAAAAAAGAGAAGATAAACAGCCTCTTGAGTATCCATCAGCAGGCAGCACCTTTAAAAGACCTGAAGGATATTTTACAGGCAAACTTATAGAAGAAAGTGCGTTAAAGGGCTTCAGTTTAGGAGGAGCTCAGGTTTCTGAAAAGCATGGAGGCTTTATAATAAATAAGGACAATGCTACAGCGTCAGATATATTAAATTTAATAGCTCACGTACAACATACCATAAAAGAGAGATATAATATTGACCTTGATACTGAGGTTAGAATCATTGGGGAAGACTAA
- a CDS encoding phosphatase, translated as MNYVIDTHTHTVASGHAYNTLLENIKYASDNGIEVLAATDHGPKMPGGPHIFYFSNLKVLPRQIYGVTLLKGCEANIIDFNGNLDIPDRLQKKMDIIIASLHDVCIEPGSREKNTNALIAAMKNPYVDIIGHCGNPAFPIYEEEVVKAAKEYKVLIEINNSSLPESGSRAGSLETCKKVARLCREYGVSITIGSDAHSCFQIGKFEHAHKLLMEVEMPEELIMNTKSGKILRYLKNKGKLEDLQLD; from the coding sequence ATGAATTACGTGATTGATACTCATACCCATACTGTTGCCAGTGGTCACGCGTATAACACTCTGCTGGAAAATATAAAGTACGCTTCAGATAATGGAATAGAGGTACTTGCAGCTACAGACCACGGCCCTAAGATGCCTGGAGGGCCTCATATATTTTACTTTTCAAACCTAAAAGTACTTCCGAGGCAAATTTACGGAGTAACTTTACTTAAGGGCTGTGAAGCTAATATAATAGATTTTAATGGAAATTTGGATATTCCTGATAGACTTCAGAAAAAAATGGATATAATAATAGCTAGTTTACATGATGTATGCATTGAGCCTGGAAGCAGAGAGAAGAACACCAATGCATTGATAGCTGCTATGAAAAATCCTTATGTGGACATAATTGGTCACTGTGGAAATCCAGCTTTTCCTATATATGAAGAAGAAGTAGTTAAAGCTGCTAAAGAATACAAGGTGTTAATTGAAATAAACAACAGTTCTCTTCCTGAGAGTGGCTCAAGAGCAGGAAGTCTTGAAACCTGTAAAAAGGTAGCAAGACTCTGCAGAGAATATGGTGTTAGCATAACCATAGGAAGCGATGCACACAGCTGTTTCCAGATTGGAAAATTCGAACATGCGCATAAGCTGCTTATGGAAGTGGAAATGCCAGAGGAGCTAATAATGAACACGAAAAGCGGTAAAATTCTCAGGTATTTGAAAAATAAGGGAAAATTAGAGGACTTACAGCTTGATTAA
- the uvrC gene encoding excinuclease ABC subunit UvrC, which produces MFDFEYQLKILPDKPGVYLMKNSLGEVIYVGKAKVLKNRVRQYFQSSKNHSEKVKAMVKNIAEFEYIVTDSEMEALILECNLIKKYRPRYNILLKDDKHYPFIKVTTNEDFPRVFMTRIHAKDGAKYFGPYTDYGAVYETLDLIKKVFPLRTCKMSIKEGEVKSRPCLNYHIGLCSAPCAAMDTKENYGKTVQNIIDLLSGKDKNIVKDLRQQMEEAAINLEFEKAAAFRDKITAVEKIVEKQKIIIGNFEDEDFISIYSDEMDTCAMVFFLRDGKVVGREHYMLESTAGTEKGEIVSDFIKEFYSGTAFIPKNIYVPEAEDSELLEQWLTMRRESKVWIKVPQRGDKKDLLEMVTKNAKLTMEQFKTKLKQDKEIHRTALKELAEILELEELPTRIEAYDISNIQGVDSVGSMIVFEGGKAKNSDYRRFKIKSVIGANDYDSMREILTRRFKHGLEELEKIKERNLELSAGKFCVFPDLIMMDGGKGQVNIALEVLQSLNIDIPVCGMVKDDKHNTRGLIYNNNEVFMRSSSNAMHLITRVQDEVHRFAITYHRSLRDKRVLHSVLEDIPNVGERRRKALLQKFGSIEKIKNASFEELIETESIDKKAAQCIVDYFSKAKENN; this is translated from the coding sequence ATGTTTGATTTTGAATATCAGCTTAAGATTTTGCCTGATAAGCCTGGAGTTTATCTTATGAAGAACTCCCTTGGCGAGGTTATATATGTTGGCAAAGCTAAGGTTTTAAAAAATAGAGTAAGACAATACTTCCAGAGTTCTAAAAATCATTCTGAGAAGGTTAAGGCTATGGTTAAAAACATAGCTGAGTTTGAATATATAGTTACGGATTCGGAAATGGAAGCGCTTATACTTGAGTGCAACCTTATTAAAAAATACAGACCTCGTTACAACATATTGCTTAAGGATGATAAGCACTATCCATTTATAAAGGTAACAACTAATGAGGATTTCCCTAGAGTGTTCATGACTAGAATACATGCTAAGGACGGAGCAAAATATTTTGGACCCTATACAGATTACGGTGCTGTATATGAAACCTTGGATTTGATTAAAAAAGTATTTCCTCTAAGAACCTGCAAGATGTCCATAAAAGAAGGAGAAGTTAAGTCAAGACCGTGCCTTAACTATCATATAGGGCTCTGCAGTGCTCCTTGTGCTGCTATGGATACTAAAGAAAACTATGGAAAGACAGTTCAAAATATTATAGACTTATTATCGGGTAAAGATAAGAATATAGTAAAGGATTTAAGACAGCAGATGGAAGAAGCAGCGATTAATCTTGAATTTGAAAAGGCAGCAGCCTTTAGAGATAAGATTACAGCTGTTGAAAAGATTGTAGAGAAGCAAAAGATAATAATAGGTAATTTCGAGGATGAGGATTTCATAAGCATATATAGTGACGAGATGGATACTTGTGCTATGGTATTTTTCCTGAGAGATGGAAAAGTAGTTGGAAGAGAGCATTATATGCTTGAAAGCACTGCAGGAACCGAAAAGGGAGAAATAGTTTCTGACTTTATTAAAGAATTTTATAGTGGAACAGCCTTTATACCTAAAAATATTTATGTTCCTGAAGCTGAAGATTCTGAGCTTTTAGAGCAGTGGTTAACTATGAGAAGAGAGTCTAAGGTTTGGATTAAGGTTCCTCAAAGAGGCGATAAAAAAGACCTTTTAGAAATGGTAACAAAAAATGCAAAGCTTACTATGGAGCAGTTTAAAACCAAGCTTAAGCAGGATAAGGAAATCCACAGAACAGCTCTTAAGGAGCTTGCTGAAATACTGGAGCTTGAGGAGCTTCCAACTAGAATTGAAGCCTATGATATTTCAAATATTCAAGGTGTAGACTCTGTAGGAAGCATGATTGTATTTGAAGGCGGCAAGGCTAAAAACAGCGATTACAGACGCTTTAAGATAAAATCCGTAATAGGCGCTAACGACTATGACAGCATGAGAGAAATACTAACAAGGCGCTTTAAGCATGGACTCGAGGAGCTTGAAAAAATTAAGGAAAGAAACTTAGAGCTTAGCGCAGGAAAGTTTTGCGTATTTCCTGATTTAATTATGATGGATGGTGGAAAAGGTCAAGTAAATATAGCTCTAGAGGTGCTGCAAAGTCTTAACATAGATATACCGGTTTGCGGTATGGTTAAAGATGACAAGCACAATACTAGAGGTTTAATATATAATAATAATGAGGTGTTTATGCGCTCAAGCTCAAATGCTATGCACCTTATTACAAGAGTTCAAGATGAAGTTCATAGATTTGCAATAACCTACCACAGAAGCTTAAGAGACAAAAGAGTGCTTCACTCTGTGCTGGAGGATATACCAAATGTTGGCGAGAGAAGAAGAAAAGCTTTGCTCCAAAAGTTTGGAAGTATCGAAAAAATCAAAAATGCTTCTTTTGAGGAGCTTATTGAGACCGAGTCAATAGATAAAAAGGCAGCTCAGTGTATAGTAGATTATTTTAGCAAAGCTAAAGAAAACAATTAA